In Streptomyces sp. SLBN-118, the following are encoded in one genomic region:
- a CDS encoding ABC transporter substrate-binding protein, protein MSKTSRIAGAVLGVVALTGSLAACGGDSLEKAKDGPASGGGSDKKGSLVIGAASFTESKVLAELYAQLLGDAGYKTSVTTVKNRELYEPSLEKGEIDVVPEYAATIAEFLNAKVNGPKAPDEKPVASGDVTATVAALTKLAEPRGLKVLAAGAAVDQNAFAVSKEFAEKNKLKTLSDLGKSKLQVKIAAGDECEVRPFCAPGLKKTYGIDVTGIDPKGVGTPQSKQAVKDGADQLVLTTTTDAVLDGLVFLEDDKKLQNADNVLPVVNAKEADSPEIAAVLDKLTKVLTTEDLAELNRKVDAERAKPQDAAKAYLESKGLLKK, encoded by the coding sequence ATGAGCAAGACCTCGCGCATCGCGGGAGCTGTACTCGGTGTGGTGGCCCTGACGGGTTCTCTCGCCGCATGCGGCGGCGACAGCCTGGAGAAGGCGAAGGACGGCCCGGCGTCGGGCGGCGGCTCGGACAAGAAGGGCTCCCTCGTCATCGGCGCCGCGTCCTTCACCGAGTCCAAGGTGCTCGCCGAGCTCTACGCACAGCTCCTGGGCGACGCCGGATACAAGACCTCGGTCACCACGGTGAAGAACCGTGAGCTGTACGAGCCGTCCCTGGAGAAGGGCGAGATAGACGTCGTACCGGAATACGCGGCGACGATCGCCGAATTCCTCAACGCGAAGGTGAACGGCCCGAAGGCGCCCGACGAGAAGCCGGTCGCGTCCGGCGATGTGACCGCCACCGTCGCGGCTCTCACCAAGCTTGCCGAGCCGCGCGGACTGAAGGTGCTGGCTGCCGGTGCGGCCGTCGACCAGAACGCCTTCGCGGTGAGCAAGGAATTCGCCGAGAAGAACAAGCTCAAGACGCTTTCCGACCTCGGGAAGTCGAAGCTCCAGGTGAAGATCGCGGCGGGCGACGAGTGCGAGGTGCGGCCCTTCTGTGCGCCGGGACTGAAGAAGACGTACGGCATTGATGTCACGGGCATCGACCCGAAGGGCGTGGGCACCCCCCAGTCGAAGCAGGCGGTCAAGGACGGCGCCGACCAGCTGGTGCTGACCACGACCACGGACGCCGTGCTGGACGGCCTGGTCTTCCTTGAGGACGACAAGAAGCTCCAGAACGCCGACAACGTTCTGCCGGTGGTCAATGCCAAGGAAGCGGATTCCCCGGAGATAGCCGCGGTACTCGACAAGCTCACCAAGGTGCTGACCACCGAGGATCTTGCCGAGCTGAACCGCAAGGTGGACGCGGAGCGCGCGAAGCCACAGGACGCGGCGAAGGCATATCTCGAGTCGAAGGGGCTGCTCAAGAAGTAG
- a CDS encoding ABC transporter permease yields MGVLADAWTWLTTGSNWSGESGAWRRLGEHVYVSGVSLALACAIALPIALWLGHLGKGGALAVNISNAGRAIPVFAVLALFMLTPLRSAGYLPTIIALVLFALPPLLTNAYVGMREVDRAVVEAARGMGMSGPQLFFRVELPLAYPLLMTGLRSAAVQVVATATIASMVGQGGLGRIITAGFNTYNTPQVVAGALLAALLALLVEGVLVAADRLLNPLRKTV; encoded by the coding sequence ATGGGTGTGCTCGCCGACGCCTGGACATGGCTGACCACCGGCTCCAACTGGTCGGGGGAGAGCGGTGCCTGGCGCCGGCTGGGCGAGCATGTGTATGTCAGCGGGGTGTCCCTGGCGCTGGCCTGCGCGATCGCCCTGCCGATCGCGCTGTGGCTCGGGCATCTCGGCAAGGGGGGCGCGCTCGCGGTCAATATCTCCAACGCGGGCCGGGCCATTCCGGTCTTCGCGGTCCTCGCCCTCTTCATGCTCACGCCGCTGCGCAGCGCCGGCTATCTGCCGACGATCATCGCTCTGGTGCTGTTCGCCCTGCCGCCGCTGCTGACCAATGCCTATGTGGGGATGCGGGAGGTGGACCGGGCGGTGGTCGAGGCCGCCCGGGGGATGGGCATGTCGGGCCCCCAGCTCTTCTTCCGGGTCGAACTGCCCCTCGCCTACCCCCTGCTCATGACCGGGCTCAGGTCGGCCGCCGTCCAGGTGGTGGCCACGGCCACGATTGCCTCGATGGTGGGCCAGGGCGGGCTGGGCCGGATCATCACCGCGGGCTTCAACACGTACAACACGCCGCAGGTCGTTGCGGGCGCACTCCTCGCGGCGCTGCTCGCGCTGCTCGTCGAGGGGGTGCTGGTCGCGGCCGACCGGCTGCTGAACCCCCTCCGTAAGACCGTGTGA
- a CDS encoding ABC transporter permease: MAAQSCLAANDWICGEYLRSRSQELTDATIQHVWITAASVLIGLAVAFPLALLARAEPRFAGPVLGLTTLLYTIPSLAMFSLLLPVFGLSAGLVVTGLVLYSLTILVRNIMAGLDAVPDEAKEAARGMGYGPGRLLWEVELPLALPALMAGLRIATVSTIALTTVGALVGKGGLGNLIDDGVQTTFKAQVLTASVLCVLLAAVADLLLLGLQRLFTPWTRIRTAKPASAPAPKVKVAV; this comes from the coding sequence GTGGCTGCCCAGAGCTGTCTGGCGGCCAATGACTGGATCTGCGGGGAGTATCTGCGCAGCCGCAGCCAGGAGTTGACCGACGCGACGATCCAGCACGTCTGGATCACCGCGGCGTCCGTCCTGATCGGCCTTGCCGTGGCCTTTCCGCTGGCTCTGCTGGCGCGCGCCGAACCGCGGTTCGCGGGCCCGGTCCTGGGGCTGACGACCCTGCTCTACACCATTCCGTCACTGGCGATGTTCTCGCTGCTGCTGCCCGTCTTCGGACTGTCTGCCGGGCTGGTTGTGACCGGTCTGGTGCTGTACTCGCTGACCATTCTCGTACGGAACATCATGGCGGGGCTCGACGCGGTGCCCGACGAGGCGAAGGAAGCCGCCCGCGGGATGGGGTACGGGCCGGGGCGACTGCTCTGGGAGGTCGAACTGCCCCTCGCGCTGCCCGCGTTGATGGCGGGCCTGCGCATAGCGACCGTCTCGACGATCGCGCTGACGACGGTCGGTGCGCTGGTCGGCAAGGGCGGTCTGGGCAATCTCATCGACGACGGCGTGCAGACCACCTTCAAGGCGCAGGTGCTGACCGCGTCCGTGCTCTGTGTGCTGCTCGCGGCCGTTGCTGATCTGCTGCTGCTCGGCCTGCAGCGGCTGTTCACCCCCTGGACCCGCATACGCACGGCGAAACCGGCCTCGGCGCCGGCGCCGAAGGTGAAGGTGGCGGTCTGA
- a CDS encoding ABC transporter ATP-binding protein, translating into MIRFERVTKRYPDGTTAVDDLSFEVAEGELVTLVGPSGCGKTTTMKMVNRLIEPSSGRIFLDGDDISAIDPVQLRRRIGYVIQQVGLFPHKTVLENVATVPHLLGWKRGKGRERAAELLDLVGLDPSVYGDRYPEQLSGGQRQRVGVARALAADPPVLLMDEPFGAVDPVVREHLQNEFLRLQSQVRKTVLFVTHDIEEAVRLGDRIAVYGQGSIEQFDAPAAVLGTPATAYVADFVGADRGLKRLSVTPIEESDLDQPPVVRLDDPLPLDLGSRWAVVLDGSGDLHGWISAEEARQKGTVGEHARRMEAWLPVGASLKHAFATMLQHDAGWIAVIDKEETGRFLGVLTPARLHEALRRSIDADAQDIPRKDVTLETIETVTAVTKL; encoded by the coding sequence ATGATCCGATTCGAGCGCGTCACCAAGCGGTACCCGGACGGAACGACAGCGGTCGACGACCTGTCGTTCGAGGTCGCCGAGGGCGAACTGGTCACGCTCGTCGGACCGTCCGGCTGCGGCAAGACCACCACCATGAAGATGGTCAACCGCCTGATCGAGCCGAGTAGTGGCCGGATATTCCTCGACGGGGACGACATATCCGCCATCGACCCGGTCCAACTGCGCCGCCGCATCGGCTATGTGATCCAGCAGGTCGGCCTGTTCCCCCACAAAACGGTCCTGGAGAATGTCGCGACCGTCCCTCATCTCCTCGGCTGGAAGCGCGGCAAGGGCCGCGAGCGCGCCGCCGAACTCCTCGATCTGGTGGGCCTGGACCCGTCGGTGTACGGCGACCGCTACCCCGAGCAGCTCTCCGGCGGCCAGCGCCAGCGCGTGGGAGTGGCCCGGGCGCTGGCCGCCGACCCGCCCGTGCTGCTGATGGACGAGCCGTTCGGCGCGGTCGACCCGGTGGTGCGCGAGCACCTTCAGAACGAGTTCCTCAGGCTCCAGTCCCAGGTGCGCAAGACTGTGCTCTTCGTCACCCACGACATCGAGGAAGCCGTACGCCTCGGCGACCGTATCGCCGTCTACGGACAGGGGAGCATCGAGCAGTTCGACGCACCGGCCGCGGTTCTCGGCACCCCGGCCACCGCGTACGTGGCGGACTTCGTCGGCGCGGACCGCGGTCTCAAGCGGCTGTCGGTCACCCCCATCGAGGAGAGCGATCTCGACCAGCCGCCCGTCGTCCGCCTCGATGACCCGCTGCCGCTCGACCTCGGCTCCCGCTGGGCCGTCGTCCTGGACGGATCGGGCGACCTGCACGGCTGGATCTCCGCCGAGGAGGCACGACAGAAGGGCACCGTAGGCGAACACGCCCGCCGGATGGAGGCCTGGCTGCCCGTAGGCGCCTCCCTCAAGCATGCCTTCGCCACGATGCTCCAGCACGACGCGGGCTGGATCGCGGTCATCGACAAGGAGGAGACCGGGCGTTTCCTCGGGGTGCTCACCCCTGCCCGGCTGCACGAGGCACTGCGCCGCTCGATCGACGCGGACGCGCAGGACATTCCGCGCAAAGACGTCACGCTGGAGACGATCGAGACGGTGACGGCCGTGACCAAGCTCTGA
- a CDS encoding DUF3180 domain-containing protein codes for MKQLRLGVLAGLFAAAGVLSWGGARLWEAFGTLPSVPLAAPIVLAVIAVILTATALSLRARLRAQRERRPGAKGVEPLMAARAVVFGQASALVAALVSGMYGGTGVYLLGSLDIPARRDQAIYAGFSVVAGIGVIAAAFFLERVCKLPEDEDNGSGAAPTAH; via the coding sequence GTGAAGCAACTACGGCTCGGAGTACTGGCCGGTCTCTTCGCCGCGGCGGGCGTGCTGTCGTGGGGCGGCGCCCGCCTGTGGGAGGCCTTCGGCACCCTGCCGAGCGTGCCGCTGGCCGCGCCGATCGTGCTGGCGGTGATCGCCGTCATCCTCACGGCGACGGCACTCTCCCTCCGCGCCCGCCTCCGGGCCCAGCGCGAACGCCGCCCGGGGGCGAAGGGCGTGGAACCCCTGATGGCGGCCCGGGCAGTGGTTTTCGGCCAGGCGAGCGCGCTGGTGGCGGCGCTGGTCTCGGGCATGTACGGCGGTACGGGCGTCTACCTGCTCGGCTCCCTGGACATTCCGGCCCGCCGGGACCAGGCGATCTATGCGGGCTTCTCGGTCGTGGCGGGCATCGGCGTGATCGCGGCGGCGTTCTTCCTCGAGCGGGTCTGCAAGCTCCCCGAGGACGAGGACAACGGGTCGGGTGCGGCCCCGACGGCTCACTGA
- the folK gene encoding 2-amino-4-hydroxy-6-hydroxymethyldihydropteridine diphosphokinase, translating to MNSIQSDPTVQPVPASVVEQVDAADVTLSNPKRAVISLGSNLGNRLETLQGAIDALEDTPGLRVKAVSPVYETEPWGVEPGTQPSYFNAVVVIKTTLPPSSLLERGQAIEEAFDRVREERWGPRTIDVDIVAYADVVSDDPALTLPHPRAHERAFVLAPWLDVEPGAQLPGRGAVAQLLAGVGQHNVLARADLELRLPE from the coding sequence ATGAATTCGATCCAGAGCGACCCGACCGTGCAGCCGGTGCCCGCCTCCGTGGTGGAACAGGTCGACGCGGCGGATGTCACCCTGTCCAACCCGAAACGGGCGGTGATCTCCCTCGGCTCCAACCTGGGCAACCGCCTGGAGACCCTGCAGGGCGCGATCGACGCGCTCGAGGACACGCCGGGCCTGCGGGTCAAGGCCGTCTCTCCGGTGTACGAGACGGAGCCGTGGGGCGTCGAGCCGGGCACCCAGCCCTCGTACTTCAACGCGGTGGTCGTGATCAAGACGACGCTTCCCCCGTCCTCCCTGCTGGAGCGCGGCCAGGCCATCGAGGAAGCCTTCGACCGGGTCCGGGAGGAGCGCTGGGGACCGCGCACGATCGACGTCGACATCGTGGCCTACGCCGATGTGGTCTCCGACGACCCGGCGCTCACGCTTCCCCACCCGCGCGCCCACGAGCGGGCGTTCGTACTCGCGCCGTGGCTCGATGTCGAGCCGGGGGCCCAGCTGCCCGGCCGCGGAGCGGTCGCCCAGCTGCTGGCCGGCGTCGGCCAGCACAATGTGCTCGCCCGGGCCGACCTGGAACTCCGTCTCCCCGAGTAG
- the folB gene encoding dihydroneopterin aldolase: MDRVALRGLKARGHHGVFPREREEGQTFIVDLVLGIDTRSAAASDDLAKTVHYGVVAEEVVAVVEGEPVDLIETLAERIAQQCLKHDGVEQVEVVVHKPDAPITVPFDDVSITITRSRV, encoded by the coding sequence GTGGATCGTGTCGCGCTGCGCGGCCTCAAGGCCCGCGGGCACCATGGCGTTTTCCCCCGGGAGCGCGAGGAGGGCCAGACCTTCATCGTGGATCTGGTGCTCGGCATCGACACCCGCTCCGCGGCGGCCAGCGACGACCTGGCCAAGACCGTGCACTACGGCGTCGTGGCGGAGGAGGTTGTGGCGGTCGTCGAGGGCGAACCCGTCGACCTGATCGAGACGCTGGCGGAGCGGATCGCGCAGCAGTGCCTCAAGCATGACGGCGTCGAACAGGTCGAGGTGGTCGTGCACAAGCCGGACGCACCGATCACGGTGCCTTTCGACGACGTGTCCATCACGATCACCCGGAGCCGAGTATGA
- a CDS encoding nuclear transport factor 2 family protein, translated as MSRTDVELVEEANTTFYETMERGDFEELSGLWLDEGISCIHPGWPVLTGRGEVLRSYALIMANTEYIQFFLTDVKVSLAGDTALVTCTENILSGGPAEEGGELGPLVGQLVVATNVFRRTSDGWKIWSHHGSPVLAESDDEEDDESPS; from the coding sequence GTGAGCCGTACCGACGTAGAGCTGGTCGAAGAGGCCAACACCACGTTCTACGAGACGATGGAGCGCGGTGACTTCGAGGAGCTCTCCGGCCTCTGGCTTGACGAGGGCATCTCCTGCATCCACCCTGGCTGGCCGGTCCTCACAGGCCGCGGTGAAGTGCTCCGCTCGTACGCCCTGATCATGGCGAACACCGAGTACATCCAGTTCTTCCTCACCGACGTGAAGGTCAGCCTCGCCGGCGACACCGCCCTGGTCACCTGTACGGAGAACATCCTCAGCGGCGGCCCCGCCGAGGAGGGCGGCGAACTCGGCCCCCTGGTCGGCCAGCTCGTCGTCGCCACCAATGTGTTTCGCCGCACATCGGACGGTTGGAAGATCTGGTCACATCACGGATCACCCGTTCTGGCGGAAAGTGACGACGAAGAGGACGACGAAAGCCCCTCATAA
- the folP gene encoding dihydropteroate synthase translates to MSTLRGRGTAIGLPEWDRCAVMGVVNVTPDSFSDGGRWFDTTAAVKRGLDLVAEGADLVDVGGESTRPGASRVDEDEELHRVIPVVHGLASEGVTVSVDTMRACVAEKAVAAGAVLVNDVSGGLADPRMVPAVAATGVPFVVMHWRGFSQDMNARAVYTDVVAEVVAELRARMDAVVAGGIAPERIVIDPGLGFAKQAEHDLALVAHLDELHALGRPLLVAASRKRFLGRVLAKEGAPPPARERDAATAAVSAIAAHEGAWAVRVHEVRATADAVRVARAVEGAR, encoded by the coding sequence ATGAGTACGTTGCGCGGACGGGGCACGGCCATCGGCCTGCCGGAGTGGGATCGCTGTGCGGTCATGGGGGTCGTCAATGTGACGCCCGATTCCTTCTCCGACGGCGGTCGCTGGTTCGACACCACCGCCGCGGTCAAGCGCGGCCTCGACCTGGTCGCCGAGGGCGCCGACCTCGTAGACGTCGGCGGTGAGTCGACCAGGCCGGGCGCCAGCCGCGTCGACGAGGACGAGGAGCTGCACCGGGTCATCCCCGTGGTCCACGGCCTCGCCTCCGAGGGTGTGACCGTCTCCGTCGACACGATGCGCGCCTGTGTCGCCGAGAAGGCGGTCGCCGCCGGCGCCGTGCTGGTCAACGACGTGAGCGGCGGCCTCGCCGACCCCCGCATGGTCCCGGCCGTCGCCGCCACCGGCGTCCCCTTCGTCGTCATGCACTGGCGCGGTTTCAGCCAGGACATGAACGCCCGAGCCGTCTACACCGACGTCGTCGCCGAAGTCGTCGCCGAACTGCGCGCCCGTATGGACGCAGTCGTCGCGGGCGGCATCGCCCCCGAGCGCATCGTCATCGACCCGGGCCTCGGTTTCGCCAAGCAGGCCGAGCACGACCTCGCCCTCGTCGCCCACCTCGACGAACTGCACGCACTCGGCCGCCCCCTCCTCGTCGCCGCCTCCCGCAAGCGTTTCCTCGGCCGCGTACTGGCCAAGGAGGGTGCCCCGCCACCGGCTCGCGAGCGGGACGCCGCGACCGCAGCCGTGTCCGCCATAGCGGCCCACGAGGGCGCGTGGGCCGTCCGCGTGCACGAAGTCCGCGCCACGGCCGACGCCGTCCGCGTCGCCCGTGCCGTCGAGGGTGCGCGGTGA
- a CDS encoding phosphatidylglycerol lysyltransferase domain-containing protein: MSATVDGDKSGLVPDQVRRVLRGPRSEVVPSLVGTACTLVGLIDIAAGVFPRFRHSRMHSLAEVLPGTTRPFAAALSLSAGVLLLLLAHGLKRHKRRAWRAAVILLPVGAVGQFVYRHSVIGALVSLLLLTLLLRHRSEFAALPDPRSRWKALANFILMGAGSLGLGLVIVSAHPHNEVGSPSLTDRLEHVLYGLFGFEGPVDYADGVSWTVGYSLGALGLLTAVTTIYLAFRPEHPAARLTEDDERRLRDLLTRHGGRDSLGHFALRRDKAVVFSPSGKAAVTYRVVSGVMLASGDPIGDVEAWPGAIERFMDEAKAHSWTPAVMGCSETGGEVWTRETGLDALELGDEAVVDVADFSLTGRAMRNVRQMVKRIERNGYITRVRRARDLSDEELEAIRQAAADWRGTDTERGFSMALGRIGDPADGDAVIATAHKDDPDSPYGDLKAIIHFVPWGPDGMSLELMRRDRSADPGMNELLIVAALQASPDLKIERVSLNFAMFRSALARGEKIGAGPVLRMWRGLLVFLSRWFQIESLYKFNAKFQPRWEPRFVVFRNTRDLPRIGFAAMQAEGFVNVALPRLFPRRRPPRQPRPCAHITTPTPEAEIRAA; encoded by the coding sequence ATGTCTGCAACGGTAGATGGGGACAAATCAGGATTGGTTCCGGATCAGGTGCGTCGCGTCCTGCGCGGCCCCCGATCGGAAGTGGTTCCTTCGCTGGTCGGCACGGCCTGCACACTCGTCGGCCTGATCGACATTGCCGCCGGGGTCTTCCCCCGGTTCCGGCACAGCCGTATGCACTCGCTCGCCGAGGTGTTGCCGGGAACCACCAGGCCCTTCGCCGCGGCGCTTTCGCTGAGCGCCGGCGTGCTGCTTCTGCTGCTCGCCCACGGGCTGAAGCGGCACAAGCGCCGCGCCTGGCGGGCCGCGGTGATCCTGCTGCCCGTCGGCGCGGTGGGGCAGTTCGTCTACCGCCACTCGGTGATCGGTGCGCTGGTCTCGCTGCTGCTGCTGACGCTCCTGCTGCGCCACCGCAGTGAGTTCGCCGCGCTGCCCGACCCGCGCAGCCGCTGGAAGGCGCTGGCCAACTTCATTCTCATGGGCGCCGGTTCCCTCGGCCTCGGCCTGGTCATCGTCAGCGCGCACCCTCACAACGAGGTCGGCAGCCCCAGCCTGACGGACCGCCTGGAGCATGTCCTGTACGGACTGTTCGGCTTCGAGGGTCCCGTCGACTATGCCGACGGCGTGTCCTGGACGGTCGGTTACTCCCTCGGCGCGCTCGGCCTGCTGACCGCCGTCACCACGATCTATCTCGCCTTCCGCCCCGAGCACCCGGCGGCGCGCCTCACCGAGGACGACGAGCGCCGGCTGCGCGACCTGCTGACCCGGCACGGCGGGCGGGACTCGCTCGGGCACTTCGCGCTGCGCCGCGACAAGGCTGTCGTCTTCTCGCCGAGCGGCAAGGCCGCGGTCACCTACCGCGTGGTCTCCGGCGTGATGCTCGCCAGCGGCGACCCGATCGGCGACGTCGAGGCGTGGCCAGGCGCGATCGAACGCTTCATGGACGAGGCGAAGGCGCACTCCTGGACCCCGGCGGTGATGGGCTGCTCGGAGACCGGCGGTGAGGTCTGGACCCGGGAGACCGGGCTGGACGCGCTGGAGCTCGGTGACGAGGCGGTGGTGGACGTCGCGGATTTCTCGCTCACCGGGCGCGCGATGCGCAACGTACGCCAGATGGTGAAGCGCATCGAACGCAATGGGTACATCACGCGAGTACGGCGCGCACGTGACCTGTCCGACGAGGAGCTGGAGGCCATCAGGCAGGCCGCGGCGGACTGGCGGGGCACCGACACGGAGCGGGGCTTCTCGATGGCCCTGGGCCGGATAGGCGACCCGGCCGACGGCGACGCGGTGATCGCGACGGCGCACAAGGACGACCCCGATTCTCCGTACGGCGACCTGAAGGCGATCATCCACTTCGTCCCGTGGGGGCCGGACGGAATGTCCCTGGAACTGATGCGGCGCGACCGCTCGGCCGACCCGGGCATGAACGAACTCCTGATCGTGGCCGCCCTGCAGGCCTCTCCGGACCTGAAGATCGAGCGGGTCTCGCTGAACTTCGCGATGTTCCGTTCGGCGCTGGCACGCGGCGAGAAGATCGGCGCGGGCCCGGTGCTGCGGATGTGGCGCGGACTGCTCGTGTTCCTCTCCCGCTGGTTCCAGATCGAGTCGCTGTACAAGTTCAACGCGAAGTTCCAGCCGCGCTGGGAGCCGCGCTTCGTGGTCTTCCGCAACACGCGCGACCTGCCGCGGATAGGTTTCGCGGCGATGCAGGCGGAGGGCTTCGTCAACGTCGCGCTCCCCCGCCTCTTCCCGCGCCGCCGCCCGCCGCGCCAGCCCCGCCCGTGCGCCCACATCACCACCCCGACGCCGGAAGCGGAGATCCGCGCGGCGTAG
- a CDS encoding esterase family protein, translating to MGLTSNKVLALAILLAVLLFAVTIWLWPRLARRSWGAVTGRIGLLLATQLALFAAVGLAANNSFLFYGSWSDLFGQEQDMGVVVDHSAGGKRIKVVEKKKLDVPGSSRPATGGQIQKIVVAGEKSRIDTPAYVYLPPEYFQPKYQKSTFPAALVLTGYPGTAENLLKGLKYPRTAFMQAKDGAMQPMILVMLRPTVAPPRDTECADVPGGPQTETFFAKDLPKAISETYRVGTKPRNWGFIGNSTGGYCALKIALHHPEQFGAAAGLSAYYKAADDPTTGDLFHGDNRAKSRANLLWSLDHLPQGKSSFLVTSSKAGEGNLKHTLQFIHKVKAPARVSSIMLDSGGHNFNTWRREIPPALTWLSGRLSAS from the coding sequence ATGGGTCTGACCAGTAACAAAGTTCTGGCCTTGGCCATCCTCCTGGCCGTGCTGCTGTTCGCCGTCACGATCTGGCTCTGGCCGCGGCTGGCGCGCCGCAGCTGGGGGGCCGTGACCGGCAGGATCGGTCTGCTGCTCGCGACCCAGTTGGCACTCTTCGCCGCGGTCGGACTCGCCGCGAACAACTCGTTCCTCTTCTACGGCTCCTGGTCCGACCTCTTCGGTCAGGAACAGGACATGGGCGTGGTCGTCGACCACTCGGCCGGCGGCAAGCGGATCAAGGTCGTGGAGAAGAAGAAGCTGGATGTCCCGGGCAGCTCACGGCCCGCGACAGGCGGCCAGATACAGAAGATCGTCGTGGCGGGCGAGAAATCCCGGATCGACACACCTGCGTATGTCTACCTGCCTCCGGAGTATTTTCAGCCGAAGTACCAGAAGAGCACCTTTCCGGCAGCACTGGTGCTGACGGGTTATCCCGGTACGGCCGAGAACCTGCTCAAGGGACTGAAGTACCCGAGAACGGCCTTCATGCAGGCCAAGGACGGCGCTATGCAGCCGATGATCCTCGTGATGCTGCGGCCGACCGTCGCGCCGCCGCGGGACACCGAGTGCGCGGACGTACCGGGCGGGCCGCAGACCGAGACCTTCTTCGCCAAGGATCTGCCGAAGGCGATCTCTGAGACGTACCGCGTCGGCACCAAGCCCCGGAACTGGGGCTTCATCGGGAACTCGACCGGCGGCTACTGCGCCTTGAAGATCGCTCTGCACCACCCGGAGCAGTTCGGCGCGGCCGCGGGCCTCTCGGCGTACTACAAGGCGGCCGACGACCCGACGACCGGCGATCTCTTCCACGGCGACAATAGGGCGAAGAGCCGCGCCAATCTGCTGTGGAGCCTGGACCATCTGCCGCAGGGCAAGTCGTCGTTCCTGGTGACCAGTTCGAAGGCGGGCGAGGGCAATCTCAAGCACACCCTGCAGTTCATCCACAAGGTGAAGGCTCCGGCCCGTGTCTCGTCGATCATGCTCGACAGCGGCGGGCACAACTTCAACACCTGGCGGCGCGAGATCCCGCCCGCCCTTACGTGGCTGAGCGGACGGCTCAGCGCGTCGTAG
- the folE gene encoding GTP cyclohydrolase I FolE codes for MTDPVTLDGEGMIGEFDEKRAENAVRELLIAVGEDPDREGLRETPGRVARAYKEIFAGLWQEPEDVLTTTFDLGHDEMVLVKDIEIVSMCEHHLLPFHGVAHIGYIPADTGKITGLSKLARLVEVYARRPQVQERLTTQIADSLMRILEARGAIVVVEAEHMCMSLRGIRKPGAKTTTSAVRGQLRDATTRAEAMSLILAR; via the coding sequence ATGACCGACCCGGTGACGCTTGACGGCGAGGGCATGATCGGCGAATTCGACGAGAAGCGGGCCGAGAACGCCGTGCGAGAACTCCTCATCGCGGTCGGGGAGGACCCGGACCGGGAAGGCCTGCGGGAGACGCCGGGTCGGGTGGCGCGGGCGTACAAGGAGATTTTTGCCGGGCTGTGGCAGGAGCCGGAGGATGTCCTGACGACGACGTTCGACCTCGGCCATGACGAGATGGTCCTGGTCAAGGACATTGAGATCGTCAGCATGTGTGAGCACCACCTGCTTCCGTTCCACGGGGTGGCTCACATCGGCTACATCCCGGCGGACACCGGAAAGATCACCGGCCTGTCCAAGCTGGCCCGCCTAGTCGAGGTCTACGCTCGCCGGCCGCAGGTGCAGGAGCGGCTGACGACACAGATCGCCGACTCGTTGATGCGGATCCTTGAGGCGCGCGGCGCGATTGTGGTCGTGGAGGCCGAGCACATGTGCATGTCCCTGCGAGGCATCCGCAAGCCCGGTGCCAAGACCACCACGTCGGCGGTGCGCGGCCAGCTGCGTGACGCGACAACCCGCGCCGAGGCGATGAGTCTGATACTGGCGCGATAG